One genomic window of Maribacter aquivivus includes the following:
- a CDS encoding methionine aminotransferase, with product MDYRPLINASKLPDVKTTIFTTVGNLARGHNAIDLSQGFPNFEADDKLKSLVTDALNNGHNQYAPMPGYFGLREVISEKIETLHNRTYDPENEITVTVGATEAIFTAITAFINKGDEVIVIKPAYDCYEPAIILNGGIPVYVQLDAPDYKIDWTVFQQKITDKTKMVILNTPHNPSGTIFSKLDMEQLEKILKPTNIILLSDEVYEHIIFDGQVHESASRFPDLANRSFVCASFGKTFHVTGWKVGYCVAPAELMKEFRKVHQFAVFCVDHPVQRALAEYLKNPSHYLDLNNFYQKKRNFFLEGIKLSKFKFKPSQGTYFQLLDYSPISNEEDEVIGERLIIENGIASIPISSFNVDNRNDHMLRFCFAKKQETLEKAVEILCKL from the coding sequence ATGGATTATAGACCACTTATTAATGCCTCAAAATTACCCGATGTTAAAACAACCATTTTTACAACAGTAGGTAATCTTGCAAGAGGACATAATGCTATTGATCTTTCGCAAGGATTTCCAAATTTTGAAGCCGATGATAAATTAAAATCACTAGTTACTGATGCTTTGAATAATGGTCATAATCAATACGCACCTATGCCAGGGTATTTTGGTCTTAGGGAGGTTATATCAGAAAAGATAGAAACACTTCATAATCGAACATATGACCCCGAGAATGAAATAACTGTTACCGTTGGTGCAACTGAAGCCATTTTTACGGCTATTACAGCGTTTATTAATAAAGGAGACGAAGTAATTGTCATAAAACCCGCTTACGATTGTTATGAGCCAGCAATAATCTTAAATGGTGGTATTCCAGTTTATGTTCAATTAGACGCTCCAGATTATAAGATTGATTGGACCGTGTTTCAACAAAAAATTACGGATAAGACCAAAATGGTCATTTTAAATACCCCTCATAATCCTAGTGGAACCATATTTTCAAAATTGGATATGGAACAGCTAGAGAAGATATTAAAACCTACTAATATTATTCTTTTAAGCGACGAGGTTTATGAGCATATCATTTTTGATGGACAAGTCCATGAAAGTGCCTCTAGATTTCCAGATTTAGCCAACAGAAGTTTTGTCTGTGCTTCTTTCGGAAAAACATTTCATGTAACGGGATGGAAGGTTGGCTACTGCGTAGCACCGGCAGAATTAATGAAAGAGTTTAGAAAGGTGCATCAATTTGCCGTGTTCTGTGTAGACCACCCTGTACAGCGGGCACTTGCTGAATATTTGAAAAACCCATCACATTACTTAGATTTGAACAATTTTTACCAGAAAAAACGTAATTTCTTTCTAGAAGGAATAAAATTATCCAAATTTAAGTTTAAACCTTCCCAAGGCACTTATTTTCAATTATTAGATTATTCTCCTATTTCAAATGAAGAAGATGAAGTAATAGGGGAACGATTAATTATCGAAAACGGCATAGCATCTATACCGATTTCCTCTTTCAATGTCGATAACAGAAATGATCATATGTTAAGATTCTGCTTTGCCAAAAAACAGGAAACTTTAGAAAAAGCAGTAGAAATTCTATGTAAGCTATAA
- a CDS encoding penicillin-binding protein 1A, translated as MAKEVKKKTTNSFSKFILWFWILFGSGIAIVALIFLSASWGLFGELPPYEYLENPQTNLASQIISSDGNLLGKFYLDDNRTDVNFEELPENLVNTLMASEDIRFMDHSGIDSRGTLRAFFYLGKRGGASTITQQLARQLFVGRAARGWKRYTQKIKEWVLAIRLERSYTKEEIISMYLNIYDFGNNADGIRSAARIYFGKEPKDLKIEESAMLVGMLQNSSLFNPLRREEITFKKRNIVLGQLARYDYISEVEKDSLQAMKMDINYNPETHSVGLATYFRMYLQRFMKDWISKNPKPAIGDESDKYNLYLDGLKIYTTIDSKMQANAEEAVNEHMTKLQAEFFHQNTPDRNKTAPFLDITPEETKKIMERAIKSSDRWKIMKAAGKTEKEIRASFDKKTEMTVFDWKSPTKEKDTILTPRDSIRYYKAFLRTAMMSMEPQTGHVKAWVGGINYKHFQYDNVIQGSRQAGSTFKPFVYAAAIDQLRLSPCETRPDTQYCIEAGKHGNVEPWCPRNSNLKYSGNSYTLKKALANSVNTVTAQLIDEVGPKSVVSMVRNLGLSGDILEVPAIALGTVDVNVYEMVGAYGAFANQGVYVKPVMVTRIENKDGTVLYEYVPETKDVLSKDVSYAILDLMKGVTQGGSGTRLRTTGYNKWRKEYDEIITGYPYKLTNPIAGKTGTTQNNSDGWFMGMVPNLVTGVWVGGEERAVHFKSITYGQGASMALPIWGLYMTKNYADEELGISKEDFERPSNMSIEINCDEFAADIKEDNDIEDDLEDLDF; from the coding sequence ATGGCAAAAGAGGTAAAGAAAAAAACAACGAATAGTTTTTCAAAATTCATATTATGGTTTTGGATCTTGTTTGGGTCAGGTATTGCTATTGTGGCATTAATTTTCCTATCTGCTTCTTGGGGACTTTTCGGTGAATTGCCTCCTTATGAGTATTTGGAAAATCCGCAGACAAATTTAGCCTCACAAATCATCTCTTCTGATGGTAATTTGTTGGGTAAATTTTATTTAGATGATAACCGTACCGATGTAAACTTTGAAGAACTACCAGAAAATTTGGTAAATACTCTTATGGCGAGTGAGGATATACGTTTTATGGACCATTCTGGTATTGATTCTCGAGGTACACTGAGGGCATTTTTCTATTTAGGAAAAAGGGGTGGAGCCAGTACTATAACCCAGCAATTGGCTCGTCAACTTTTTGTTGGAAGGGCAGCAAGAGGGTGGAAGCGGTATACTCAAAAAATTAAAGAATGGGTTTTAGCTATTAGATTAGAGCGAAGTTATACTAAAGAAGAAATCATAAGTATGTATTTGAATATCTATGATTTTGGTAATAATGCCGATGGTATACGTTCTGCAGCTCGTATCTATTTTGGTAAAGAACCTAAAGACCTTAAAATTGAAGAATCTGCCATGTTGGTAGGTATGTTGCAAAACTCATCTCTTTTTAACCCATTAAGGCGGGAAGAAATTACTTTTAAGAAAAGAAACATTGTTCTCGGACAGTTAGCTAGATATGATTATATCTCTGAAGTCGAGAAAGATTCTTTGCAGGCTATGAAGATGGATATTAATTATAATCCAGAAACACATAGTGTAGGTTTAGCAACTTACTTTAGAATGTATTTGCAGCGTTTTATGAAAGATTGGATATCTAAAAATCCAAAGCCGGCAATAGGTGATGAGTCAGATAAGTATAATTTATATTTAGACGGACTTAAAATCTACACGACCATTGATTCCAAAATGCAGGCAAATGCAGAAGAAGCAGTGAATGAGCACATGACAAAATTACAAGCTGAATTCTTTCACCAAAATACTCCAGATAGAAATAAGACCGCTCCTTTCTTAGATATTACTCCAGAAGAGACAAAGAAAATCATGGAACGTGCCATAAAGAGTTCTGACCGATGGAAAATTATGAAGGCTGCAGGAAAAACTGAAAAGGAAATTCGCGCATCTTTTGATAAGAAAACCGAAATGACTGTTTTTGATTGGAAGAGTCCGACTAAAGAAAAAGATACTATTCTTACACCAAGAGATTCTATTCGTTATTATAAGGCTTTTTTAAGAACAGCAATGATGTCTATGGAACCACAAACAGGTCATGTTAAGGCATGGGTTGGAGGTATCAATTATAAGCATTTTCAGTACGACAATGTTATACAAGGTTCAAGACAAGCTGGTTCTACTTTTAAACCTTTTGTCTATGCTGCAGCAATAGATCAATTACGACTATCACCTTGTGAAACTCGCCCAGATACGCAATACTGTATCGAAGCTGGTAAACATGGTAATGTTGAGCCATGGTGTCCAAGAAATTCTAATCTTAAATATTCAGGTAATAGCTATACTTTAAAAAAGGCATTGGCAAATTCTGTCAATACCGTTACTGCACAATTAATAGATGAGGTAGGTCCAAAATCTGTGGTTAGTATGGTGCGTAACTTAGGCTTGAGCGGAGATATTCTAGAAGTACCCGCAATTGCTTTAGGTACCGTAGATGTTAATGTATATGAAATGGTTGGGGCATATGGAGCCTTTGCTAACCAAGGGGTATATGTAAAACCTGTAATGGTAACTCGTATAGAAAATAAAGATGGTACTGTTTTATATGAATACGTTCCAGAAACTAAAGATGTTTTAAGTAAAGATGTTTCATATGCTATTTTAGATTTAATGAAAGGTGTTACTCAAGGTGGTTCTGGTACGCGTTTACGTACTACAGGTTATAATAAATGGAGAAAAGAGTACGATGAAATTATAACTGGATATCCTTATAAATTAACGAATCCTATTGCGGGTAAAACCGGTACAACACAAAATAATAGTGATGGTTGGTTTATGGGTATGGTGCCTAATTTAGTTACCGGTGTTTGGGTAGGTGGAGAAGAAAGAGCTGTTCACTTTAAAAGCATTACATATGGTCAAGGGGCATCTATGGCACTACCAATTTGGGGCTTGTATATGACGAAGAATTATGCAGACGAAGAGCTGGGTATCTCTAAAGAGGATTTTGAGAGACCAAGTAATATGTCTATCGAAATAAATTGCGATGAGTTCGCAGCTGATATTAAAGAAGATAATGATATTGAAGATGATTTGGAAGATTTGGATTTCTAA
- a CDS encoding serine hydrolase domain-containing protein: protein MKFHFITFVALLGFLNLQGQEYYFPERNADWKIKSPKDFKIKDAKLNEAVDFAEANEYSGSRDLRIAIVKGFEKEPFHKILGPTKKRGGPAGMILKNGYVVAQWGDTKRVDMTFSVTKSFLSTMAGLAEDEKLIADTKNLVGDYIWDGTFDGAHNSKITWEHLLQQNSAWTGELWGGKDWADRPPSEGGIDDWKLAKPKEPGTFMEYNDVRVNVLAYSLTHVWRKPMPLVLKEKIMDKIDASSTWRWFGYDDAWTEIDGLQMKSVTGGGHSGAGIFISAEDMARFGMLFLNNGKWKNDQLISENWIQKATTPSIPNANYGYMWWLNKKGDRHWEGLSENIYYAAGFGGNFIVIDKENDVVVVTRWLEPSKIGEFMSKVNAAF from the coding sequence ATGAAATTTCATTTTATCACCTTCGTAGCGCTCCTTGGTTTTTTAAATCTACAGGGGCAAGAATATTACTTTCCAGAACGAAATGCAGACTGGAAAATAAAATCACCAAAAGACTTTAAAATAAAAGACGCTAAGCTAAATGAAGCGGTAGATTTTGCAGAGGCAAATGAGTATTCTGGCTCTAGAGATTTGCGTATTGCTATCGTAAAAGGTTTTGAAAAAGAACCGTTTCATAAGATATTAGGTCCTACCAAAAAACGTGGTGGTCCGGCAGGTATGATTCTTAAAAATGGATATGTAGTTGCTCAATGGGGAGATACCAAAAGGGTTGACATGACTTTCAGTGTCACAAAGAGTTTTTTGAGCACCATGGCTGGTCTTGCTGAAGATGAAAAGCTTATTGCCGATACTAAGAATTTGGTAGGTGATTACATTTGGGACGGTACTTTTGATGGTGCACATAATTCTAAAATTACTTGGGAACACTTACTACAACAAAACTCCGCTTGGACTGGCGAACTTTGGGGCGGTAAAGATTGGGCTGACAGACCACCTAGTGAAGGTGGTATTGATGATTGGAAGTTAGCAAAACCTAAAGAACCTGGTACTTTTATGGAATATAATGATGTTCGTGTAAATGTGCTTGCATATTCGCTTACACATGTATGGCGCAAACCAATGCCTTTAGTCTTAAAAGAGAAAATTATGGATAAAATTGATGCATCTTCTACATGGCGTTGGTTTGGTTATGATGATGCTTGGACAGAAATTGACGGACTTCAAATGAAGTCGGTTACTGGTGGCGGACATTCAGGTGCAGGAATATTCATTAGCGCAGAAGATATGGCGCGTTTTGGTATGTTGTTCTTGAATAATGGTAAATGGAAGAATGACCAATTGATTTCTGAAAATTGGATTCAAAAGGCAACTACGCCTTCAATACCTAATGCGAATTATGGCTACATGTGGTGGTTAAATAAAAAGGGAGATAGACATTGGGAAGGTCTATCAGAAAATATCTACTATGCTGCCGGTTTTGGCGGTAACTTTATTGTTATAGATAAAGAGAATGATGTGGTCGTTGTAACCCGTTGGTTAGAACCTAGTAAAATTGGTGAATTTATGTCTAAAGTAAATGCTGCTTTTTAG
- a CDS encoding GNAT family N-acetyltransferase: MVLTYTLCSLEELDQLRLISEQTFVTAFAKDNDPKDFEIYIKKAFALETIKEELLNPNSDFYFVYTNNEVVGYFKLNVNDAQSELKQEDSIELERIYVLQTHQGLGLGEQFLHHIKTIAQERMKKMLWLGVWQENKRAIKFYERHGFQKFDTHPYFIGSDEQTDWLMRFNLSTL; the protein is encoded by the coding sequence ATGGTACTTACTTACACTTTATGTTCTCTTGAAGAACTAGATCAATTGAGGTTAATTTCAGAACAAACTTTTGTTACTGCATTTGCTAAAGACAACGACCCTAAAGATTTTGAAATCTACATCAAAAAAGCTTTCGCATTAGAAACTATTAAAGAAGAACTGCTTAATCCTAATAGTGATTTTTACTTCGTATACACTAATAATGAAGTTGTTGGTTACTTTAAGTTAAATGTAAATGATGCACAGTCAGAACTAAAGCAAGAAGATAGTATAGAGTTAGAGCGTATTTATGTATTACAAACACATCAAGGTTTGGGTTTAGGGGAACAATTTCTACATCATATTAAAACCATTGCTCAAGAAAGAATGAAGAAAATGTTATGGTTAGGTGTGTGGCAAGAAAATAAACGTGCGATAAAATTTTATGAAAGACACGGATTTCAAAAATTTGATACGCATCCTTATTTTATAGGTTCGGATGAGCAAACAGATTGGTTAATGCGTTTCAATTTAAGTACCTTGTAG
- a CDS encoding CoA transferase subunit A produces MIRKTVANVTDALAGVKDGMTFMLGGFGLCGIPENTISELVKLGVKDITCISNNAGVDDFGLGLLLQQHQIKKMISSYVGENDEFERQMLSGELDVELTPQGTLAEKCRAAQAGFPAFFTPAGYGTEVAEGKEVREFNGKMYILEEAFQADFAFVKAWKGDAAGNLIFKGTARNFNPCMCGAATITVAEVEELVPEGELDPNEIHIPGIFVQRIFQGKDYEKRIEQRTVRQK; encoded by the coding sequence ATGATACGTAAAACAGTAGCAAACGTAACCGATGCATTAGCAGGAGTAAAAGACGGAATGACCTTTATGTTAGGAGGATTTGGACTTTGTGGTATACCTGAAAATACCATAAGTGAATTGGTCAAGTTAGGTGTAAAAGATATCACTTGTATTTCTAATAATGCAGGAGTTGATGATTTTGGCTTGGGATTATTGTTGCAGCAACATCAAATTAAAAAAATGATCTCTTCTTATGTTGGCGAGAATGATGAATTTGAGCGACAGATGTTAAGTGGAGAGTTAGATGTTGAATTAACACCACAAGGTACACTGGCTGAAAAATGTAGAGCTGCACAAGCCGGTTTTCCTGCTTTTTTTACTCCGGCTGGGTATGGAACCGAAGTGGCAGAAGGAAAAGAAGTTCGGGAATTCAATGGTAAAATGTATATACTAGAAGAAGCTTTTCAGGCAGATTTTGCATTTGTTAAAGCTTGGAAAGGAGATGCCGCCGGTAACTTAATATTTAAGGGAACAGCAAGAAATTTTAATCCGTGTATGTGTGGGGCTGCAACAATTACTGTAGCTGAGGTTGAGGAATTAGTACCTGAAGGAGAGCTAGATCCAAACGAAATACATATTCCGGGAATATTTGTGCAACGCATTTTTCAAGGAAAAGATTACGAAAAAAGAATAGAACAAAGAACGGTACGTCAAAAATAA
- a CDS encoding CoA transferase subunit B: protein MLDKNGIAKRIAQEVEDGYYVNLGIGIPTLVANYVREDISVEFQSENGILGMGPFPFEGEEDADLINAGKQTITALPGASYFDSATSFAMIRGKHVDLTILGAMEVAENGDIANWKIPGKMVKGMGGAMDLVASAENIIVAMMHTNRAGESKLLKKCSLPLTGVGCVKKIVTNLAVLEVVEEGFLLLERAPGVSVDDIKAATEGNLIIRGDVIEMNV from the coding sequence ATGTTAGATAAAAACGGAATTGCAAAGAGAATTGCACAAGAAGTGGAAGACGGTTATTATGTAAACTTAGGTATAGGTATTCCTACCCTAGTTGCTAATTATGTTCGTGAAGATATTAGTGTAGAGTTTCAAAGTGAGAACGGAATTCTAGGTATGGGTCCATTCCCTTTTGAAGGGGAAGAAGATGCAGATTTAATAAATGCAGGTAAGCAAACCATTACAGCGCTGCCTGGTGCATCTTATTTTGACTCTGCAACGAGTTTTGCTATGATTAGAGGTAAACATGTAGATCTTACTATACTTGGTGCTATGGAAGTTGCTGAGAACGGTGATATAGCCAACTGGAAAATTCCGGGTAAAATGGTTAAGGGTATGGGTGGCGCTATGGATCTTGTAGCATCTGCAGAGAATATCATTGTTGCTATGATGCATACCAATAGAGCAGGAGAGTCTAAACTATTAAAGAAGTGTAGTCTTCCTTTAACAGGGGTTGGTTGTGTAAAAAAGATTGTAACTAATTTGGCAGTACTTGAGGTTGTAGAAGAAGGTTTTTTGTTGTTAGAAAGAGCGCCCGGTGTATCTGTAGATGATATCAAAGCTGCGACTGAGGGCAACTTAATAATTAGAGGTGATGTTATAGAGATGAATGTTTAG
- a CDS encoding type 1 glutamine amidotransferase domain-containing protein — protein sequence MKRIAILATNGFEESELKSPKEAMEKEGFNVEIVSLEKGEIKGWADGNWSNSYKVDKTLSEVKAEDYNALVLPGGVINPDLLRREETALNFVRDFFKLKKPVAAICHAPWTLISAGVVEGRKMTSFNSIKDDLVNAGANWVDQEVVVDEGFVTSRNPDDLPAFNSKLIEEIKEGKHEMQHA from the coding sequence ATGAAGAGGATAGCAATTTTAGCTACAAATGGATTTGAAGAAAGTGAATTAAAATCTCCAAAAGAAGCCATGGAAAAAGAAGGCTTCAATGTTGAAATAGTAAGTTTAGAAAAAGGAGAAATAAAAGGTTGGGCAGATGGAAATTGGTCTAACAGCTATAAAGTAGATAAAACATTAAGTGAAGTAAAGGCAGAAGATTATAATGCACTTGTTTTACCAGGCGGAGTAATTAATCCAGATTTACTTAGAAGAGAAGAAACTGCATTGAATTTTGTTCGTGATTTCTTTAAATTAAAGAAACCAGTAGCGGCGATTTGCCATGCACCGTGGACATTAATTAGTGCAGGAGTAGTAGAAGGAAGAAAAATGACATCATTTAATTCTATTAAAGATGATTTAGTGAATGCAGGCGCCAATTGGGTAGACCAAGAGGTTGTTGTAGATGAAGGTTTTGTAACAAGTAGAAACCCTGATGATTTACCTGCTTTTAATTCCAAATTAATTGAGGAAATAAAAGAAGGAAAACATGAAATGCAACATGCATAA